The following proteins are co-located in the Actinomycetota bacterium genome:
- a CDS encoding N-acetylmuramoyl-L-alanine amidase, translating to MRRTLRLALTLAVVASGLVLPTALAEAVTRPRTLYHEHPVTSAPIEPGFPIDDVGVVFDLPDGADAHHDHGPGDVHEGVGGLAVRFRHGDLWGPWTPMTEDGAQAPGQWTGALVSGDDADAYQIRGLPGFARSARAAALNTTDGPREIVARRPAASADAVTTCKSRADWLADESLRTSTRSYAPTQVLTVHHTATQNDDPDPDARVRAIYTYHVRTNRWDDIGYQALISEDGTVYEGRWSGSDSPSCLDAGGTGWEFGHRTTATASEIVTGAHTGGYNTGNFGIALLGTLTDVPPKTAAREALVEYLAELSGRHGLDPQGTVDYDNGVNRRTVATISGHRDFTATECPGGVLYDDLPAVRTDVASRLSGSTPATPTVVDDVAAAETTVSGTVTGSYLDTHGAGGAVEALTELESGGKPSTRTSLLEHIWDLNVTGGDTVTFSVDAAATSSAEDFTFAYSTDGGSTYTTLVTVAAGSRGVSAAAMPAGTRGAVKVRVTDADRTAGNNSLDTIDVDHLFIRSDSTVLSDPPPAPTTVTASATGATTARVTWTDVTTESGYEVERTTASATAPDTDWTSVASVATDTTAYDDSGLRSSTTYWYRVRAVNRAGASHWTLSDGVTTAAAASIELSASGRKTKGEHRIDLSWTGATAVSVHRDSVHIADVDGSSFTDVIAAKGSATYTHWVCLRSDPTVCSNRVTTTF from the coding sequence ATGCGCAGGACGCTCCGGCTCGCGCTCACGCTGGCCGTCGTCGCCTCCGGCCTCGTCCTGCCCACCGCGCTGGCGGAGGCGGTGACGCGACCTCGGACGCTCTACCACGAGCACCCGGTCACCTCCGCGCCGATCGAGCCGGGTTTCCCCATCGACGACGTCGGCGTGGTCTTCGACCTGCCGGACGGTGCCGACGCCCACCACGACCACGGTCCAGGAGACGTCCACGAGGGCGTCGGCGGGCTCGCGGTGCGCTTCCGCCACGGTGACCTCTGGGGCCCGTGGACGCCGATGACCGAGGACGGCGCCCAGGCGCCCGGGCAGTGGACCGGGGCGCTCGTCTCCGGCGACGACGCCGACGCCTACCAGATCCGTGGCCTGCCGGGGTTCGCGCGCAGCGCCCGCGCCGCGGCGCTGAACACCACGGACGGCCCTCGGGAGATCGTCGCACGTCGCCCGGCGGCGTCCGCCGACGCTGTCACGACGTGTAAGTCACGGGCCGACTGGCTCGCGGACGAGAGCCTGCGCACGAGCACGCGTAGCTACGCCCCGACCCAGGTGCTGACCGTCCACCACACCGCGACGCAGAACGACGACCCCGACCCGGATGCCCGGGTCCGCGCGATCTACACCTACCACGTGCGCACGAACCGCTGGGACGACATCGGCTACCAGGCGCTGATCTCGGAGGACGGGACCGTCTACGAGGGCCGCTGGTCGGGGAGCGACAGCCCGTCCTGTCTCGATGCGGGCGGCACCGGGTGGGAGTTCGGGCACCGCACGACGGCGACCGCCTCGGAGATCGTGACGGGCGCCCACACGGGCGGCTACAACACCGGCAACTTCGGCATCGCGCTGCTCGGCACGCTCACGGACGTCCCGCCGAAGACCGCTGCCCGTGAGGCCCTCGTCGAGTACCTCGCGGAACTGTCGGGGCGCCACGGCCTCGATCCGCAAGGGACGGTGGACTACGACAACGGGGTGAACCGCCGAACCGTGGCGACGATCTCCGGCCACCGTGACTTCACGGCGACCGAGTGCCCCGGCGGCGTCCTCTACGACGACCTGCCGGCGGTGAGGACGGACGTCGCCAGCCGCCTGTCGGGCTCGACGCCGGCGACCCCCACCGTGGTCGACGACGTCGCCGCAGCGGAGACCACGGTCAGCGGGACGGTGACCGGCTCGTACCTCGACACCCACGGCGCCGGCGGCGCCGTTGAGGCGCTCACCGAGCTCGAGTCCGGCGGCAAGCCGTCGACACGCACCTCGTTGCTCGAGCACATCTGGGACCTGAACGTGACCGGCGGCGACACGGTCACCTTCTCCGTCGACGCCGCCGCAACCTCGTCCGCCGAGGACTTCACGTTCGCGTACTCCACCGACGGAGGGTCCACGTACACGACGCTCGTGACGGTGGCCGCTGGCAGCCGCGGTGTCTCGGCCGCTGCCATGCCGGCCGGCACCCGGGGCGCCGTGAAGGTCCGGGTCACCGACGCGGACCGGACGGCCGGCAACAACAGCCTCGACACGATCGACGTCGACCACCTCTTCATCCGCTCGGACTCCACGGTGCTCAGCGATCCTCCCCCAGCGCCCACCACCGTGACGGCGTCGGCGACCGGCGCCACGACCGCCCGGGTCACGTGGACGGACGTCACGACGGAGAGCGGCTACGAGGTCGAGCGGACGACCGCGTCAGCGACCGCTCCGGACACCGACTGGACGTCGGTGGCATCGGTCGCCACGGACACCACCGCGTACGACGACAGCGGGCTGCGATCGTCGACGACCTACTGGTACCGCGTCCGGGCGGTGAACCGCGCCGGCGCGTCACACTGGACGCTCTCGGACGGCGTGACGACCGCCGCCGCCGCCAGCATCGAGCTCAGCGCGAGCGGCCGGAAGACGAAGGGCGAGCACCGCATCGACCTGTCATGGACCGGTGCGACCGCCGTATCCGTGCACCGCGACAG